The following coding sequences lie in one Miscanthus floridulus cultivar M001 chromosome 9, ASM1932011v1, whole genome shotgun sequence genomic window:
- the LOC136479560 gene encoding uncharacterized protein, whose product MATCTRPGTKHDLNRIDQKPSELLYSYIRCFFEMRNSIPNITEAEVNTAFIRGLHHRELRSKFNRKPPTGIGEMITTANQYADAEEAEVCFNEDTGNQRPTRRYDDRPADRRHNDHRFDDRNYHCDSSRDRQEGHKTGQNCHRQPDHIITTINEPCAKCNYDEQYRKILDGPCPHHNYVKHKMKDCLSLAKEFQYKKLDNDANDGDRARRPPGGNGNAFQDHDKVVAMIFGGLAFAESRRERKLTAWWVLNVSTKNIAANPSYCPWSKVPITFSRADQWADIPYIGHFSLVLDTTVQKVLFRKVLVDGGSALNLLFARALKELGRGLADLTLSDSSFWGVVPGRASKPLGEITLPVQLGTASNYHVEHINFYVADFNTAYHAILGRPALAKFMVVPHYAYLVLKMPSPAGVLAMRAYLSIAYAYEKESLALA is encoded by the coding sequence atggctacgtgcactcggccaggcaccaagcatgaccTGAACCGCATCGaccagaagccatctgagctcctctacagctacattcgatgctttttcgagatgaggaactctatccccaacatcacagaagctgaagTCAACACCGctttcatccgaggactccaccaccgcGAGCTCCGCTCAAAGTTCAACCGTAAGCCTCCTactgggattggcgagatgatcacaaccgccaaccagtacgctgatgccgaggaagctgaggtgTGCTTCAATGAAGATACAGGCAACCAACGCCCAACACGCCGCTATGACGACCGCCCAGCCGACCGCCGTCACAACGACCACCGCTTCGATGACCGTAATTATCACTGTGACAGCAGCCGTGATCGGCAGGAAGGACATAAGACTGGTCAAAATTGCCACCGCCAGCCAGATCACATCATTACTACCATCAACGAACCTTGCGCCAAGtgcaactacgacgagcagtataggaagatcctcgacggcccgtgccctcACCATAATTAcgtcaagcacaagatgaaggactgcctcagtttggctaaggagttccagtaCAAGAAGCTGGACAACGACGCCAATGATGGAGACAgagctcgccgaccacctgggggcaacggCAATGCCTTCcaagaccacgacaaggtggtcgccatgATCTTCGGGGGTCTCGCCTTCGccgagagcagaagggaacgcAAGCTCACCGCATGGTGGGTGCTCAATGTCTCTACTAAAAACAttgccgccaaccccagctattgcccatggtctaaggtccccatcacctttagtagggccgaccagtgggcagacattccctacatagggcatttttCCCTCGTCCTCGACACAACTGtacagaaggtgctctttaggaaagtgctcgtcgacggtgggagcgctctgaatctcctcttcgccaggGCCCTAAAGGAATTAGGCCGCGGATTGGCAGATCTCACACTCTCCGattcctccttttggggtgtggtacctggtagggcctccaaaccgcttggggagatcaccctaccagtacagctcggcacagcaagcaactaccacgttgAGCACattaacttctacgtcgccgatttcaacaccgcctaccatgccatacttggtcggccagctctggctaagttcatggttgtaccacactacgcatatctggtgctgaagatgccttcgccagCAGGAGTTCTGGCCATGCGGGCCTACCTCTCCATCGCGTACGCCTACGAGAAAGAGAGTCTCGCTCTAGCCTaa